The genomic DNA ATGAGTTGGGCCCTGGTAATATATGCATGGTGAGGATGGAAACATTATTATTTAGGCACTCTAGGTCAGGGTCTATGCTGGACTGGAGAGACTTGCAAAGATAAGGCCATCTGTGGCCTCGAGTAACCCAGACACTCTTTCTCGGGGGATGCAAATTCGGGCAGAACCCAGACAGGTAAGATAAATGTGTAAAGAGACTAGTGTAAGACAGGGCAAATTAGTGGGGCCTAAGCAGCCCATAGATGTGTGTCCTGCCTAAGGTATTCAGACTCATAATTGATTAAAAACAAGAAGGCTGGCCTAGCAGCACAGGCTGGGTAGACTCTCCTCAACTAGTGATCTCCAGAATTCCTCTTACAGAAATTCAGTAGATGATTTTGTTGTTAATTATACAGggaagcctatataataaaaccctaatatgcaaatcgactgaactgcaGAACGACCAGTCTTTATGAtgcgcacggaccaccagggggcagacgctcaatgcaggagcgccacttagccagaagcagggctcacaggtGGTGAGCGCagaggcggtggcgggagccatctggcctaagccagcaggtggacatccccccgaggggtcccagactgtgagagggtgcaggctgggctgaggggtcccccaccccagtgcacaaatgtcgtgcactgggcctctagtatacaataacaACCAAGTTGGGGAGACTAAGGTAAGGATCATTAGCTTTGAGACACAGTGACCTTGAGGTTCAGAAGAGGGAAGCTGGAAATATGGTTGTGGAGCTCAGTGAAGAAGTTTCAGGAAAGAAGTAAGTGCTTTTTATGGCAGGATTAAGTTTCTGTGTGAAAAAGAGATCACAGATGTTTTAGATTTAGACTGTCTAGTCAGATTGTAATTATACCTTCTTTGTAATCAGTCAGGAAAATCTTCTTAGAGGAAAAGGAATGATTCAGAAACTCTATGAAAATTGAAAGGAAGAAAGCTTGGCAGGTTGGGAAGAGATCCTCTAGCCACTGGGGAGGAAGAGGGCGTGCAGGACCATGCATGATGGTGGAATCACCTTTACTCAAAGGTGCCCCAAAAAACAGAGGGTGTGCATGAaatggagggaaaggagaggagatagGAGGACCATGCCCCTGGGCCCTAGATTTCCCATTTCATCTGAGCCACAAGCCAATGTGCACTATCCTTAATGTTTTTCAGGGTGAAGACTCAGATGAAGAAGATCTTTGTATCAGTAACAAATGGACTTTCCAAAGAACCAGTCGGCGGTGGTCTCGTGTGGACAACCTCCACACACTGTTTCCTGGGGGAGACAGAAATGGGTCATCTGGAGACATTAGGATGAGAGACACAACCAGCAGTGAAAGTGTCCTCACAGACCTGAGTGAGCCCGAGGTCTGCTCCATCCACAGCGAGAGCAGTGGTGGGAGTGACGGACGCAGCCACCCCGGCAGCCAGGGCACTGGCCGGGAGGCGTTTGACTGCTCCAGCCAATACTGCTCCGATAGCCCAGTCATGCTGGATGCCACGGTATTCAGCAGCAGCCTCCCACAGTCCTCCAAAGACGTCCTCAACTACCCTTTCCACCCAAAGAATGAGAAACTCAGTAGACCCAGAGCTAAATCATTTTTGAAACGCATGGAAACACTCCGAGCAAAAGGAACACATGGAAGGCATAAGGGGCAGACAGGTGGCTTGGTGATCAGCGGGCCTGTGCTACAGCAGGAGCCAGAGTCCTTTAAGGCCATGCAGTGCATCCAAATACCTAATGGAGATCTCCAGAACTCACTCCCGGTTGCCTGCAGTAAAGGACTTCAGTGCTCCAGCAAATGGAGTGGTGAAAGCAGCCCATCAGAAAACAGCAGTAGTGGGCTGAGCACACCTGGCCTGAAGGAACGGAAATGCCAGGAGGCCAACAAGCGTGGGGGCATGTACTTAGAAGACCTGGATGTGCTGGCTGGGACAGCACTGTGGAATGCAGGTGACCAAAACCACACACATGAGTTTCATTCCCAGGAGAACTTGGTAGTACACATTCCCAAGGATCACAAACCAGGAACATTCCCAAAGGCGCTGTCCATCGAAAGCCTCTCACCAACAGACAACAGCAATGGGGTGAACTGGAGGACTGGTAGCATCTCCCTGGGTAGACAGCATGGCCCTTGTGCCAGGGAGCCTGGGCTCATTGCCTCCTGCCACAGAGCAAGTCGAGTCAGTATCTATGACAACGTCCCATTGTATGCCAGCACAGGAGACCTTTTGGACTTGGAGAAAAATGACCTCTTACCTCACTTAGAGGACATTCTGCACCACGTCAGTGGCCTCCAAGAGGGAGTGAATGAACTGCAAGCACATGAGGCCTTGGTTGGAAAACCTGGCTTATGTCCCTTTCCATTTCCTAATCAGATAACCCTAGATTTCGAAGGCAATTCTGTTTCTAAGGGTCAGACAACACCCAGTGATGTGGAAAGAGATGGAACATCACTTAATGAGTTGGAGACCACCGGGATCAAAGAAAGAAGGGATTCTGGTGTAGGGGCCTCTCTGACTAGGCCAAACAGGTTGGTGGCATGATTTTGTGAAATGATTTTTAATCCACTTCTTAATAATTATGgtctgtgtatttattttttaaacatttataaagcacttatTAAATGCCTGACACTGTTAAGTGATGTATGTGGTTAGGAATCATTTGAACAGAAGTATGTCTTCTCTACAGTTAACATGGTGATTAAATCCCTGTTATCTCACTTTTATTTCTCTGAGTGTGCCCTCTAATTCaatcttagttttatttttttttaaatgagcttatGTGCAAAGTTCTATGTGAGGCACCATTCATAATCACTGATAATGGAGGCCCAGTGCCTGTACACAGGTGCTTTCCATGACCTTGCAACAGtattgattaaaaaatatctCTACCACAAatgttaaactatttttaatttaattgtatgAGAAAATTCTGATATCTAAGATGTGTACTTCATAAGTTTAGTTTGGTTTTACAATATCAGTTACAAAGTATATAAAAGCTGTTGTTCAAAGACCACTTCAGAAGTACCCTAGAGCAATGGCCTTGGATGGGCCTAACTGGTAGAAAGAGTAATAATGTGTGTGCTTCTAGTGAAGACAGTGATGTCTCATGGGGCTCACTGATGTGTCATGACATCAGGAGTGCTTCATCTGTGCCTATCAGGCTCCCTCTCAACACCAAACGAGAGGTGAGTGCAGGGACAGGgtagcaatataaaaatattctagtgCTCCCAAACATTGACATTGAGATCTCTTTTCCtatccctccccccgccccccccctctctctcacacacacacacacacacacacacacacacacacacacacacacacacaacagctgCTTTCAACATTTGGGAGCAAATTTAGGGATGAACAAGTGAAAATTATTATATAACTTATTTAAACCTCCTAATAAAACAGATAATGACTTTTTTCCAGATTTATCAGACTTGGAAAAAGTAGTTTCTTTGGTCTGTTCTTTGCATTTGTGTCTTCTGTTTTCATTTGCTTGGTGATTTTCTTGGCACTGAACCTATTTTGAATAACCACTTAAAAATTAGTCACATCCTGTGTTTCTGGATAACATATCCACTTTGTGACTGCCTCTCTGATGGTCTCTCTGGTAAAGGCGACTCCGATGGAACAGTTTCCAGCTCTCCCACCAGCCTCAGCCATCCACAGCATCACCCCACATCAGCAACCAGACTGCTGGCCAGTTGAACCTGCTCCAGCGCTTCTCGCTGCTCCGCCTCACGGCCATCATGGAGAAGCACTCCATGTCCAACAAACACGGCTGGGCATGGTGCGTAGCATGTTCACTCCAGAGAGCATCATTTGGCTAGAGCTAAGCGTGTGATTGCAAAAGCTTTAGTACTTGCTTTCTGATTTCTGAAAACCTGATCATTGCCTTTACTTGCTGACGTCCTGAAAATAATGCCCAGAGTTCTGCCTTATTGTCTGCTTCCTGGGCTGCCTCGGCTGGGAGGGGATGTAGCCTGCAGGAAGCATGGCTTTATTTGTAGCTCTCTGCCAGTGTCCAGGGAAGGCACTCAGGCTCCAACAAGAACAAAAGTCAAGTAGTCAAGTAAAAGCTGATTAATTGTGAGCagagtaattaaaaataaacttgctGTAAAGTAATTCTGGCAGTTTGCAAGGAAACATCTGTTATTTGTACCTTCAGACCAATGCAGAGCTCAACACCTAGTCCTAGAGCATTGATTCATTCAAAAGGCATTTCATTCTTCAGGGACATGTCTACTTTTATTTAATTggcaaataaaaacaagaatatgcagtaaaatgtttataataaggACTTGACAAAGCATGTGTTGGAACTTAAATGTGGACCTATTTTAGatgatttgaaaaaatattaaatgtgtcACTAATTGTCCTAtggtatatattatgtatatagaAGAATTGGCaatgcttttataaaaataatttagaaagttATAAGTTGCATGATCAAATTAATGTGCTTGTGTATTAAAATTTCCTATAAAAGTACAATTAGTTCTAGAAAATTATAGCCAAGAAATGCTTTttatcttctctcccttcctttctccccaaaCCCAACTAAGTTAATTCTTCTTGTTGTTGTAGTTTTTAAGTTTCATTTAGTCTTGTTGGGGACTTTTAAGTGTTTATTACTTGAGAGGTATGTAGTAACAATTAAATTAGAAAGTCCACCACTTGATTTGAAAACAGAGCCATAAATCCATCTGTTAACGTGAATCATGCTGTATAATAGAGTTCTAACATAGGCAAGGGGCACACATTGTCCTTCCATGTACTGTGATTaattaaagagagaaatattgaattCCCTCATGCCTGTTGGCTATTCCTACAAAAGCTTGGCTTTACCCTCTTGCTTGCTTTCACAGCCTCTCCCAACAGTAGGCCCCAGGAGGCTTGATGACCTGGTTTCTGTGAATTCTAGGTCAGTTCCAAAGTTCATGAAGAGGATGAAAGTTCCTGATTACAAAGACAAGACTGTCTTTGGCGTTCCTCTTATAGTTCACGTCCAGAGAACGGGACAGCCCCTGCCTCAGAGTATTCAGCAAGGACTCAGATATCTTCGCAGCAACTGCCTTGACCAGGTATGGTTAGAAATCCAAAACACAGGCTTGGATTTATGAAATGCCAGACAGAGTCATTGTCCAGCATCAGACAAAAATGAGCTTCACCGAAAATAAAAGGCATTGTGATCTTTATAGGtcaactaaaggcccggtgcacgaattcatgcacgggtgaggtccctgggcctggcctgcgatcgGGACCGATCTGGGCCAGCTGGCcacggggagggactgtgggaagttggccatCAGTGGAAAATTGGctgcgggagcacactgaccaccagggggcagctcctgcattgagcatctgccccctagtggtcagtgcacatcatagcagctgGTCTACCAGTCGTTTCGTCATTCGGActttcagtcgcttaggcttttatatatacaaatatttaatttgaCCAGGCTATATTTCGTCAAGCTGTTTGAGCATGTTTTTTCATTGGCACCTTGAATGACTCCCTGGAGTGACTGCAGAAAGTTAATGTCAATAGTTTTCAGCTGTGGTGTCTAATTTGTGTTCCCTAGAAATTATATACTGCATTCCCTTTTTAATTATTGTCCTAATGCCACCATTGATTTCATAGCATTTCTTTTAGCcctgttatctttcttttaaaagaattagtttttatattttcttttattaattcttttttttttgaagcagcATTATGACCAGGAAAACTTAAAGGAAAGACAAATTTATTTATAACTGTTTAAAATATGCAAGtaaattatgaaaacaaataTCAGCTAAATCAAATATGCCCTCATCTTGTAGAGTTGATTTAAAAGCTCAAGCTAAACAAAATATTTGGAGATCATTTTCTGTCTCCAGGACTGTTTGGGGACCACCACATGGTAGACCATGATTGGGCCCAAAGTGCTACCCATCCTATAAATTTCTAGACCAAGtctttttttctccaaattaaTACCCATTAGTTTCTTAGACATTCTTTCCAAAATAAAAGCCATGTTGTCACTTGATAAATTGCAGCCTTGAGCAGTGGGAATATTTTTAGACAACTATTCAATATGGCTTTTGTTCATTATACTCTTTAACACCATGTGAAGAAACCAAAGATTATTTGTAATTTGTATTGATTTACCCCTGGACTTGGGCTCAGTGGACAGGAATGAGCCAAGCTACAAGAACTCAAAGATTCTGGCTATTTATGCTTATATCAACCCTAATACCAAGATCAAAGTTACTAGTAGAATCAGGATGGTCTCTTGAAGAATCAGATACCAATTTTCAGTGCAGCAGAATAGTAGTAACTTCTTTGTTTGATGCCAGCTCTGAATTAATGAAATGTATGGTCCCCATTTCCCTTCCCACTCctaattttctcttctattttctttaatttaattgcattttattgtattttatagaTCATTGTAAGTAGCCTGGAGTTCTTTCTTGAGCAAGATTaggtataaatgaatgaattgtaaTACGTCTGCTCTCCTCATCACATAGACTGGGAACCAGTCAGCCATGGCCCCTATAGATTCTGAATAACATGCAGCACCAGTATCACTACTATTATTGGTCCAGTCTGCTGTTGGAAGCAAAAGACATGAATAGAGAGAAGGATAGTGGGCACCAAAACCTCCTCAATCCCTACTCACTGTCTATTCCAACTTTCCATATCAAGCCATAACTactttttaattatagaagaatGTATGTCTCTCCCCTTAGTCATCAGAGTGTGAAAGCACCCAAACCTCTGCTCCCTGTGAATAATTAAGTGGTAACAGGAAAAGGGCCAGGGAAAACTAGAGAAATATAATGAAGAATCAAAGAAAACTACAGTCAAGAGGAAGACTGTCCTGGAGACTTCAGAGCGAATAAgagcaaataaaagcaaatgaatctgaaaagaaagaaggggCAAGAGTCACAAGGAAAAAGCAGACATAACACTAAATGAATGTTCTTTCTTCACCAACAGCACCTCCTTTGAACTGAAAAGATTAAGGTCACCCAGGAGCTTGAGATCTCAGCCCCAGGGTCATGGAAGACTAGAACATCTCAGAATATGCTTCCTCTAAATCACAGGTGGCTGGCCGTCATGGTGCCTCCCTCTATGTGATCCCCTCACACCACATCCAGGACACCCCAAGGCTTTGCCCTTACCCACAGGGAGGGAGGCTTCCTGCCCTGAGTTGGGCCCCCTCCCTTGAAGCTAAGCATTCATCTCAAACACAAGCATTCATGGTAAACAGTGAAAGACAGGGTCCTGAAACATTGCCAACGTTTCACCTCCTACACTCCTAAGTGCAGAGCAGTTTATATATGACCAAACACAGTGTATCATTTTGGCCCTTGCATCTGGCTTCGGATGAAATAAGGGAGTTTAGCCTTCAATTATGAACCATTAGTATTCAGACATAGCAGTGTGTGAGAGGAGCCTTGCTTTGTTGGCTGAGCTTTTATTTCTGCCCTAAATCAACTGTACAAAGAAGTGTAGATTCTACCAGGCTCCTGATAAACATGAGGTCTCTGCAGGAGAGGCTAACCCCGCAGTGcttaaaatcaaaaccacagcaTACCACCCTTACGACCCTGTCTTCTGAATAAAACCAACCTTTCTTCATTAGCTGAGCACATTTCTTAAGAAGAGGAAATGGAAGTCCTGATAAACATCATTAGCACAAACAGGATGCCAACAAGGAGACCTAATATTATTTAGATGAAATTTGAATTCTAATGCAATGTTTATGCCCAACTCCTAATGGAGAAGTAAATTTTAAAGGCCAAGTTATGCTGTGAAGATTCTTCATACTCAGTACAAGTGTCCTCTACCTGCTGCCTGTTCATCACACTCCCTGTTGCCTACCCCAGATGAGATGAATGAGGATCTAGGGCCTGTCTTTTTCAATTGTACCTTGTGTGCTTGCTTTTTCATAGCTGAGTTGTTAACTGGAAGACAAAAGAGAGAcgaataaaaaaaaactagtccAAAGAAGCACTCATCACTCATCCTTATAAAATAAGAGCTCATGTGCAAGGGAGATGCatataaaattaatttgcatTGCTGACCACTATTCTTCCCTTTTTAGGGAGGGTTTAAAGTGGGTGGGAGCATGACAATGTGAAATTCCTTGTTTATAAgttaagaatttcaaaatagtGACAACAGAGTATTAAACCAAGTGTGAGGCCCTGGTCGCCTGTCTACCAGTGACAGACATGGAGCAAATGAAAGACACTGTGCACTCCTTGAGTCTTCCTCTTAAGAAGCTAAGGGATTTGGGGTGGCCTCCTTCAGTGGGGATGACATGGTGCTCTTAGAGGCAACAGATTTTAAATTGTTTCTTCAGTTCTCCATTTTGTATTTAGAAAAAATTTTAGCCCAAAAGACCAATTTTATCACTGCTCTGAAAACTTTTGGCGGAAGAAATGAGTATTGGCACTCACTCATGCCGCCACCCAAGGTTATTCCATGAAGGCTGATAGAAGCTCTCTCTGGTCTAAGGAACTCTCCACCATTAAAGGAAACGTCTACTTACTGTGTGCAGCAAGTCTTCCACTGAAAATAACAGAAGTTCCCAAATGGCTAAAGCAGCAGGAAATTCATGAGCCTCACATAAGGAGTCAGGAAGTGGGATGGTTCCTGGGTTAGTTCTTCTATCAGCTCAAAGACATTTTTGAAGACTGGAGTTCTTTCCACCTTTCCCTTCTGCATCCTCAACTACGACATAGGGAATCTGGTCTGATTTCAGACCACCTTTTCTTTATTACAGTTAGAAAAGAAATGCCCTTCTGTGCTTCTAACAAAATCCACAGAACCCACAGATATTTTCCACACCCTTTGGAagctgagggtggggtggaaaggtTATTGTCAGAATTTGAGGAAGAACAAATAAATATGTGACAACTCTCTGGACAGCCTGTGAGACCTAAGTCAGAACAAGCAgctctgagcccacagctggagtGCTGCAGACAtgtctaaaataattaaaataacaatatttgaTGAAACTGGAAAGAAAGTTGGAAACAGAACAGTACAAAGAAAACATTGCTGAgatgtgtgtacatgcacaccAGTGTGCACCAGAAACCACACCAGGAAGATGAAGTGGACAAAAGAGGAACCGTGTTCAGCAATTTTCACACAAACACTTGTCTACTTTATTCTCTTTATACCAGTAAATCCTGATCAATTTTTCTCTGCTGTTAAAAATAGTAAACCGGAATTCTCAGACTGAGTAAACACCAACTCACCTGAAGATAATGTGACTCACACTTAAGAATTCACTTTATGAGCACTTGGATTCTGAGGATTCCTGTGCAACACAGCCCTTCGCACAGTCCTGGGCCTCCTTCCAGAATTAGAAAAGTTGAGATGTAAACAAATTCAGGCTGGATCTCACTTCAGGGAGCACTCAGCTGACATCCTGAAGTTTTCTTCTGACAGTACATGCTTTCTTCTCCTGCACTTTGATGAAATTTGGAGTAGTTGCCAGAGGGTTCTTTAGATTCTTCTTGGAGAGTCACCCAAGTATGGCCAAGTGTTGCATTTCCTAGACATGGCAAACTTTAAGGATAAAAATTAAAGTAGTTAATATTTTAAGTGACATGCCTGAATAGCCTCATCTGTGGAATTAGGGTGATAAGCCTTGGAATGCAAAGACGTATTACTCAGAATTCTGTTTCTATTTCCACAAAAAGTAGCAGGGTATAATTCCCCTGTGATCCACTCAGCTGACATATACAAAGACCTCAGTATCCTCTGATTGCTTAGAATTCTTCCCTTGTTGTTACTGCAATTTTAAAGAATTAGGGCTGCTCTCTATTTATAGCAGCAACCAAGAGAGCTCTCCTCAGACCCTGAACTTGGGTTGAGGCCTGCCTGGTACACAGAGCAGTGGTGAGGTGACTGGCACATTTCTCCAGGTCTAGAGATGACGGGCCAATGCTTACTTGCCACCTGGAAATGTTTTCATCTTGCTTTCAAAAGTGGGCCAACCTGTAAGTCCTTGGGGAGTGAGAAAAGTAGAGATTGAGGTTTGAAGGACTGAGTTTTGAGCAACTCAGTGTCTTACaggcatttaaaaatagcaaacataCTAATTCACTGTAAACCAGGGGTCCCAGGGAAGCTCAGAATGTGCAGAGTCTACAGGGCCCACAGTGTAACCTGCAGGAACCTCCTGCCTCATAGGTCTCTGCTCCACCTCCCTCATCCCTATCAGGGCCTTCATTTCTTTCATGCCTTATTGCTGCATTTCTTTGTCAACTGGGGTAAGAGTCTAAAGCTTAGGGATGAAAGAGGCATAAGACAATGTCTTGAAGTCTGAAGAAAAGCCACCCAGGAATCATTGTCACTAGATCCAGAGCTTATGCACATAATAATTAACCAGGCAGACTGGTAAGTGCCAGTCATCACCTGAAAAACATGCATAGCCAGTGTTACAAAAATtccaaaaaaggaaaagcatCATAAGACTCCGAAATAAAAATACACGCTTATCGTTACTATAAACATCACCCCCAAAAGGAGCACTGATATGGCTGTTTATCTGGGATCCACCTAACCTTCCATTGACCAAACTTTCTCAAACCCGCACTTAAGTCAATACTGGGGGGTGGGAAATTTTGTCTGGTCTGCTCACTAATGAACTGTAAATATACCTGATATAATAGTGGGTATTTAACCACTacctgttgaataaatgaataaaataataacatctaTTGTGTTCTAAGAAGTTACAAAGCACAGTCACATATATATTCTCATTTAGTCTCCTCAATAGCCCTGTGAGATGGGGTATTATTAttcttatcttcattttttaGGAGAAGAATCAGTATTCAACTGCTATCCAAAGTAGATAAACTAGTCATTTACAGTTTACTTATTTGGATGCAATTGCTGTTTATCCAGGCTTGATTCCACACCTTCTCATCACTACCAAGGTGTTGTCTTAGGAAGAGAATGTCTGGGCAAACATGGCCTCACTAACATGTCCCTGTGACTTGTTTCAGGTGGGCCTTTTTCGAAAATCTGGTGTGAAATCTAGAATCCAGGCCTTACGTCAAATGAACGAGAAATCCCCTGAAAACCTCAGCTATGAGGACCAGTCCGCTTATGATGTGGCAGATATGGTGAAACAGTTCTTCCGGGACCTCCCTGAGCCTCTTTTCACCAACAAGCTCAGGGAAACCTTTCTCCACATCTATCAGTGTAAGTAGAAATAATGTAGATTGGTGTTCTCATGTGTACCCATCCATTGGAATACATGAActcataaagaaatatataaaagttaTCATTCTACACTCCTCTCCAGAAGTAACTTTGTTCACAGTTTGATATATAAATCTCCAGGCCATATTTTTTGcatcaaaattttccttttcagtgtaGTTTGGCCTAAGATCTGAAACTAACTTCAGTGTACtttcaacaaatttaaaatgaaaagggaacacaATAGAATTTATTGTGTATATAGgtgtttttaaaaacccatttaattttctaaaattcagCGCTTCCTCGGGATATAATGAAAGTTAAGGCCAAAAGCGTTAAAATTACtggaaataaaaggcaaatatatgGTAATACAGTGTTTTGTAAGGGTGAAAGGTAAGCAAACCAAATCAAGCTGTATGCTTAATTCAACTAATTTatgttttcacttgaaattttaaaaaatatatttttactaatttcagagaggaaggggaagggaaagaaagatagaaacaccaaagatgagagagaatcattagccagctgcctcctgcatgccctctaccgggattgagcccacaaccctggcatgtgccctgaccaggaattaa from Myotis daubentonii chromosome 2, mMyoDau2.1, whole genome shotgun sequence includes the following:
- the STARD13 gene encoding stAR-related lipid transfer protein 13 isoform X4, which translates into the protein MTSKRKPFQTQLRRSISEQLRDSTARAWDLLWKTVRERRLAEIEAKEACDWLRAAGFPQYAQLYEDSQFPIDILAVKNDHEFLEKDLVEPLYRRLNTLNKCASMKLDVNFQRKKGEDSDEEDLCISNKWTFQRTSRRWSRVDNLHTLFPGGDRNGSSGDIRMRDTTSSESVLTDLSEPEVCSIHSESSGGSDGRSHPGSQGTGREAFDCSSQYCSDSPVMLDATVFSSSLPQSSKDVLNYPFHPKNEKLSRPRAKSFLKRMETLRAKGTHGRHKGQTGGLVISGPVLQQEPESFKAMQCIQIPNGDLQNSLPVACSKGLQCSSKWSGESSPSENSSSGLSTPGLKERKCQEANKRGGMYLEDLDVLAGTALWNAGDQNHTHEFHSQENLVVHIPKDHKPGTFPKALSIESLSPTDNSNGVNWRTGSISLGRQHGPCAREPGLIASCHRASRVSIYDNVPLYASTGDLLDLEKNDLLPHLEDILHHVSGLQEGVNELQAHEALVGKPGLCPFPFPNQITLDFEGNSVSKGQTTPSDVERDGTSLNELETTGIKERRDSGVGASLTRPNRRLRWNSFQLSHQPQPSTASPHISNQTAGQLNLLQRFSLLRLTAIMEKHSMSNKHGWAWSVPKFMKRMKVPDYKDKTVFGVPLIVHVQRTGQPLPQSIQQGLRYLRSNCLDQVGLFRKSGVKSRIQALRQMNEKSPENLSYEDQSAYDVADMVKQFFRDLPEPLFTNKLRETFLHIYQYVPEEQRLQAVQAAILLLADESRDVLQTLLCFLKDVANLVEENQMTPKNLAVCLAPSLFHLNLLKKESSPRAIQKKYATGKPDQKDLSENLAASQGLAHMIMECDRLFEVPHEMVAQFHNSYVEAEIHTPTLEDLGTQVEESGATFHTYLDQLIQGLQKEAKEKFKGWVTCSSTDNTDLAFKKVGDGNPLKLWKASVEVEAPPSVVLNRVLRERHLWDEDFVQWKVVETLDKQTEIYQYVLNSMAPHPSRDFVVLRTWKTDLPKGMCTLVSLSVEHEDAQLMGGVRAIVMDSQYLIEPCGSGKSRLTHICRIDLKGHSPEWYNKGFGHLCAVEVARIRNSFQPLIAEGPETKI
- the STARD13 gene encoding stAR-related lipid transfer protein 13 isoform X2, with the protein product MTSKRKPFQTQLRRSISEQLRDSTARAWDLLWKTVRERRLAEIEAKEACDWLRAAGFPQYAQLYEDSQFPIDILAVKNDHEFLEKDLVEPLYRRLNTLNKCASMKLDVNFQRKKACRGESSHCLEQPGKASKGRTSQGEDSDEEDLCISNKWTFQRTSRRWSRVDNLHTLFPGGDRNGSSGDIRMRDTTSSESVLTDLSEPEVCSIHSESSGGSDGRSHPGSQGTGREAFDCSSQYCSDSPVMLDATVFSSSLPQSSKDVLNYPFHPKNEKLSRPRAKSFLKRMETLRAKGTHGRHKGQTGGLVISGPVLQQEPESFKAMQCIQIPNGDLQNSLPVACSKGLQCSSKWSGESSPSENSSSGLSTPGLKERKCQEANKRGGMYLEDLDVLAGTALWNAGDQNHTHEFHSQENLVVHIPKDHKPGTFPKALSIESLSPTDNSNGVNWRTGSISLGRQHGPCAREPGLIASCHRASRVSIYDNVPLYASTGDLLDLEKNDLLPHLEDILHHVSGLQEGVNELQAHEALVGKPGLCPFPFPNQITLDFEGNSVSKGQTTPSDVERDGTSLNELETTGIKERRDSGVGASLTRPNRRLRWNSFQLSHQPQPSTASPHISNQTAGQLNLLQRFSLLRLTAIMEKHSMSNKHGWAWSVPKFMKRMKVPDYKDKTVFGVPLIVHVQRTGQPLPQSIQQGLRYLRSNCLDQVGLFRKSGVKSRIQALRQMNEKSPENLSYEDQSAYDVADMVKQFFRDLPEPLFTNKLRETFLHIYQYVPEEQRLQAVQAAILLLADESRDVLQTLLCFLKDVANLVEENQMTPKNLAVCLAPSLFHLNLLKKESSPRAIQKKYATGKPDQKDLSENLAASQGLAHMIMECDRLFEVPHEMVAQFHNSYVEAEIHTPTLEDLGTQVEESGATFHTYLDQLIQGLQKEAKEKFKGWVTCSSTDNTDLAFKKVGDGNPLKLWKASVEVEAPPSVVLNRVLRERHLWDEDFVQWKVVETLDKQTEIYQYVLNSMAPHPSRDFVVLRTWKTDLPKGMCTLVSLSVEHEDAQLMGGVRAIVMDSQYLIEPCGSGKSRLTHICRIDLKGHSPEWYNKGFGHLCAVEVARIRNSFQPLIAEGPETKI
- the STARD13 gene encoding stAR-related lipid transfer protein 13 isoform X1; this translates as MFGQGPRTPASGCYYLNSMTSEGQEMYLRFDQTTRRSPYRMSRILARHQLVTKIQQEIEAKEACDWLRAAGFPQYAQLYEDSQFPIDILAVKNDHEFLEKDLVEPLYRRLNTLNKCASMKLDVNFQRKKACRGESSHCLEQPGKASKGRTSQGEDSDEEDLCISNKWTFQRTSRRWSRVDNLHTLFPGGDRNGSSGDIRMRDTTSSESVLTDLSEPEVCSIHSESSGGSDGRSHPGSQGTGREAFDCSSQYCSDSPVMLDATVFSSSLPQSSKDVLNYPFHPKNEKLSRPRAKSFLKRMETLRAKGTHGRHKGQTGGLVISGPVLQQEPESFKAMQCIQIPNGDLQNSLPVACSKGLQCSSKWSGESSPSENSSSGLSTPGLKERKCQEANKRGGMYLEDLDVLAGTALWNAGDQNHTHEFHSQENLVVHIPKDHKPGTFPKALSIESLSPTDNSNGVNWRTGSISLGRQHGPCAREPGLIASCHRASRVSIYDNVPLYASTGDLLDLEKNDLLPHLEDILHHVSGLQEGVNELQAHEALVGKPGLCPFPFPNQITLDFEGNSVSKGQTTPSDVERDGTSLNELETTGIKERRDSGVGASLTRPNRRLRWNSFQLSHQPQPSTASPHISNQTAGQLNLLQRFSLLRLTAIMEKHSMSNKHGWAWSVPKFMKRMKVPDYKDKTVFGVPLIVHVQRTGQPLPQSIQQGLRYLRSNCLDQVGLFRKSGVKSRIQALRQMNEKSPENLSYEDQSAYDVADMVKQFFRDLPEPLFTNKLRETFLHIYQYVPEEQRLQAVQAAILLLADESRDVLQTLLCFLKDVANLVEENQMTPKNLAVCLAPSLFHLNLLKKESSPRAIQKKYATGKPDQKDLSENLAASQGLAHMIMECDRLFEVPHEMVAQFHNSYVEAEIHTPTLEDLGTQVEESGATFHTYLDQLIQGLQKEAKEKFKGWVTCSSTDNTDLAFKKVGDGNPLKLWKASVEVEAPPSVVLNRVLRERHLWDEDFVQWKVVETLDKQTEIYQYVLNSMAPHPSRDFVVLRTWKTDLPKGMCTLVSLSVEHEDAQLMGGVRAIVMDSQYLIEPCGSGKSRLTHICRIDLKGHSPEWYNKGFGHLCAVEVARIRNSFQPLIAEGPETKI